In Paralcaligenes sp. KSB-10, the following are encoded in one genomic region:
- the nusA gene encoding transcription termination factor NusA, protein MSREILLLVDALAREKNVAREVVFGALENALASAMKKRFKEDADIRVSIDRNSGEHEGYRRWLVVPDDAGLQEPDQQEMYSDAQEISPGIQVGDFIEEPLEPVEFGRIGAQAAKQAILQKIRDAEREQVLNDFLERGETIISGTVKRMDKGDAIIETGKIEARLPRNEMIPKENMRIGDRIRAWVLKVDHAARGQQVILSRTSPDFIRQLFENEVPEIEQGLLEIKAAARDPGVRAKIAVIAYDKRIDPIGTCVGMRGSRVTAVRNELGGEQVDIVLWAEEPAEFVIGALAPAHVESIVVDEDKHAMDVVVDAENLPKAIGARGQNVRLASELTGWQINIMTPEESQNRQEEERTGLRQAFINKLDVDEEVADILIDEGFTGLEEIAYVPLQELLEIEAFDEDTINELRTRARNALLTEAIAQEERVQTAQDLLEVEGITPELAAKLADKEVYTRDDLAELATDELSEITGLDEQHASEMIMRARAHWFDDEA, encoded by the coding sequence ATGAGTCGCGAAATTCTTTTATTGGTTGACGCCCTAGCGCGTGAAAAAAATGTAGCGCGGGAAGTGGTTTTCGGTGCGCTTGAAAACGCATTGGCATCCGCCATGAAAAAGCGCTTCAAGGAAGACGCCGATATTCGCGTTTCAATTGACCGCAACAGCGGCGAGCATGAAGGCTATCGCCGCTGGCTGGTGGTGCCCGACGATGCAGGCTTGCAGGAGCCGGATCAGCAGGAAATGTATTCCGACGCCCAGGAAATCTCGCCCGGGATCCAGGTTGGCGATTTTATCGAAGAGCCTCTCGAGCCCGTCGAGTTCGGACGCATAGGCGCCCAGGCGGCCAAGCAGGCCATTTTGCAGAAAATCCGCGACGCCGAGCGTGAACAGGTTCTGAACGATTTCCTCGAACGTGGCGAAACGATTATCTCGGGTACCGTCAAGCGCATGGACAAGGGCGATGCCATTATTGAAACCGGCAAAATCGAAGCCCGGCTGCCGCGCAACGAAATGATCCCCAAGGAAAACATGCGGATCGGCGACCGGATTCGCGCCTGGGTCCTGAAGGTGGATCATGCCGCACGTGGCCAGCAGGTCATTTTGTCGCGCACCTCTCCGGATTTCATCCGCCAATTGTTCGAGAATGAAGTGCCTGAAATCGAACAGGGCCTGCTGGAAATCAAGGCGGCTGCCCGCGACCCGGGCGTGCGTGCCAAGATCGCCGTTATTGCCTACGACAAGCGTATCGATCCGATAGGCACGTGTGTCGGTATGCGTGGTTCGCGCGTGACCGCTGTGCGCAACGAACTTGGCGGCGAGCAGGTCGATATCGTACTATGGGCTGAAGAACCCGCCGAGTTTGTCATTGGCGCCCTGGCGCCCGCGCATGTCGAGTCGATTGTCGTCGACGAAGACAAGCATGCCATGGACGTGGTGGTCGACGCCGAAAACCTGCCCAAGGCCATAGGTGCCCGTGGCCAGAATGTGCGTCTGGCATCCGAGCTGACGGGCTGGCAAATCAACATCATGACGCCTGAAGAAAGCCAGAACCGGCAGGAAGAAGAGCGTACTGGCCTGCGCCAGGCCTTTATCAACAAGCTCGATGTCGACGAAGAAGTTGCCGACATCCTGATCGATGAAGGTTTTACAGGACTCGAGGAAATCGCATACGTGCCTTTGCAGGAACTGCTCGAAATCGAAGCGTTCGACGAAGATACGATCAACGAACTGCGTACGCGTGCCCGCAATGCGCTGCTGACCGAGGCGATTGCCCAGGAAGAGCGCGTGCAGACTGCGCAGGATCTGCTGGAAGTCGAAGGCATTACACCGGAATTGGCCGCCAAGCTGGCGGATAAAGAAGTTTATACGCGGGACGATCTGGCCGAATTGGCCACTGATGAATTGTCGGAAATCACCGGCCTGGACGAACAGCATGCAAGCGAGATGATCATGCGCGCCCGGGCTCACTGGTTTGACGACGAGGCTTGA